Part of the Mangifera indica cultivar Alphonso chromosome 4, CATAS_Mindica_2.1, whole genome shotgun sequence genome, ATGTAATACTTTATTTAACATCGTTTTAAGGggattttgatattttgatagGGAGGTTGCGTTAAGCGTGAAGTTTGAGCAACCCCAGATTTGTACTAGCTACTAACTGGTAAAAGTCTTATGTTTTGTCAACCCCATCTGAAGAACAGTGTGTTCAAagaaatacttttatttatattaattgatgatTTAGGTTAGCTACATGGTTCTCTTGATGCTTGGAACTTTTAGTTTTTGCTAGTGCCATCATGTTGCATGATTCTCATATTTTAAATGCATATCATATGTTTCTACTTGAATTTATTAGGTGTTGATTTTCTAATCTCCTGGGAGATACAGAAATAGGGCTGCAAATGATTTGAGCAGCTTATGAGCAATATGTGGCTTAGTTTGACTATTGTTGAACCAGGCTTAAGTTCAAAAGGCTCCAGTGTTATACTCGAGTGGAGTTTGAGCTCTCTATTGTTAGAATTGAGTATTAATGAATATATGTCTTTATCTTAAGTTTGAGGTTTAATTGCTTGAGTTGAGGTCTAATCAACAATTTCTatctcgagtttgagtttgagtttgcaACTCTAGGTCTTAAGCTTTGCAAAAACCAATGGAGTTGAGACTGAAATCAACAATACTGGCTTGATTATTATTGAATTGAACTTTTGTGTGAATGCCTCGAGTATTATACTCGAGCAAAACTTGGGTTTGTTATTGCTATCATTGAATTGGTTTGAGTATAATATTAatgaactttgaaaaattttaaattttgtatttacatTTTTGAAATCTTATTTCCTTACTTTAAACATgagataataacaattatacaaattatGAGGTTTAATTATAGTTACTTAAGTGGAGTCTGAGTTGACAGTTCTAGCACAAGTTCAAACTGGGCTTGCAACTCTCAATCTAAAGCTTTGTAAAAACGCAATTGAACCAAGTTTGAGTTCGACAGTATTTGGCTCAGCTAGGTTCAATCGCAGCCCTATGtagaaatataatatcattGAGCGGTGTTACATGTGCAAACTACTGATACAAACTCCCACTTACAACTCTGTTATTGCTGCATTATTCAACTATGGAAGAGTTTGTGTAAGAAGTTTGTACATTTAGTATTATTCATGATATCATATTTGTTTTGCTTTGGACATTATATTATGTTGAATGCATTTTGTATTCTTTATCGCCCGTCGTAGTATATGtcttttagaaataataataatattaaataataaaaaattttagttatcatGTCATcatcttaaaatatatcataaatatttccaaaattttaaaattttttatcgaCATCTTTCTTTtgtcatcatttaaaaaaaaatgtattaatttatattagtaatatatattatattataaaatatatgttgtaccgtattaattttttatatactttaagatatatatatattttttcatatataatgtaTTGTACTATATGTATAATAACTATAATTTGAATATGAACTTCTACTTCGTGAATAGAAGATGAATAAGAGCAAACTCCCATATAGAACTTACACACAATTAACTTACAATAAAAGCATTACAAACAATTCATTCACAATTTTCATAGTTAGTGGGTGTCTTCTTCATCGACAACAACTAGATCATGAAGCTTTTTCTCCAAGGATTCAGAACAGATCTGTCCCATTAAATGGTAGAATGATTTGAGTTCAGAAAGTTGCTCTATTGACATTTTCCCCATTATATTTCGGGCCATTCTCTCCCTCTCTTCATTCATCTTCAATCTTTGAATATATGAAGATGCATTCCTCACTGTGGCCCCCATTTGCTTCAGCCTCTTCTCTTGCTGCAAACTCAACGCAGTATTTGCCTGCATAATAACAAAACAACCCCGCATCACGAGCAGGATTTGGTCAATCCAAGTGTTTTGTTTCATGTAAGGATGAATCTGATCTAAGTTGACTTGGGATTTGACTAAAACGAGCCCAAACTCAAGATTGGGTAACCCTAGCTCGAGTTTAAGCCAAACCAATTCAGATAGATTGAATTGTTGGAAAACTACCAACATACTCATATGACTTTTCATTGACAATGACAATAAATCCATCTTTTTCATTTCTGACAAGACTTATTATTTTTCTCCAATGTCTCATCTAACAATTCATCACCAACTTAAGCTTAAACAAGGCTTTTCCAATTCATGCCAACCTTAAGTTGGTCCTTGTTCAAGCTTGAATCTTGCTCAAATTCACTTTTAGTTTCATAGgttattttatgatattgatATAGTGCCATGTGGGGAAgcgagcaatactatgtgtacacaCTATTGAGTATACacataacatattatcatgtgatgatgtattattttactcttaatttaaaattatttaatcacaattcgattatataatgacacattatatgTATGTCTATCTGTTAACTCAAAAACatgtatacacaattttattggcCAAGAAAACATGAAAATGGTTAGGGTTAACCTCAAGGAACTCAGCCCCAACTTGCAATTCAGATTCTTGACCTGAAACCTTTGCACCGCCTGAACTGTACATGTTTCTAGCAATTGAGAAGCTCCGAACAAGtacttttctcttcttctccatTTCCTGGTTAAGTTTGACAGAATTTGGAATTCTTGCTGAGCAACTAAGCTTCTTGTCATAAGCAATCACTGCCTTCACAAACTCCTGCAAAAAGACTCTTCAAACTTAAATTCTCTGAAATCTgaagaattaaaacattaagaATCTttcttatatcaataaaattgtcGATACCAAATTTAAGTACATATTTGATGTGTATTATCATAAGATTGAGTAactttaaattaaggataaaataatatctaatcacacgATGACATACATAAGTTTGTacctatttgtatattcaaagtggGTATATATAATCTTGCACCTTTCTTATATTACCTCATAAGCAGATCGGCATCCAGGATAATCAAAATCATCAGTTTCAGGATTGCGCATCCGCTCAGGATGAAACTGAAGCCCCATTATGAACTTACCCTCTTCAGGATTATAAGTGTCAGGATCATAAAACCCTTCAATCAAGCCATCCGGGGCAAAGGCCATTGGTACAAATCGCTGAGCAAGTTTCTTCACACCTTGATGATGATAACTATTCACCATAATCTCCATTTTATTCCCCCCCAAAGAATCCCTAAACCAGTCATGCAGTGGCGTCTTGTCCACCACCTTCACCAAATGCCTGTGCCCATCATAATTCTCATAGTTCATATGCATAACTCTCTGCAGATTCCCATTCTTCTTCGAGAGTTCCTTTTCAACATCCTGATAAAGCGTGCCGCCACAGGCCACATTGAGCACCTGTGAGCCTCTGCAAATTCCAAGATATGGGATGTTTCTTTCCAGGCAGAGTTTTGCAAGCCTTAACTCGATTGTATCTTTTTCTCTGTCGATTGCAGTGTCACTGGCGTGGAGTTCTCTGATTTCTTGGAGCTCTTGAGGGGAAAATCCTGAGAGTTCGGATTCGTAGTGGGAGGGATCTATGTCTTCTCCTTCACATAGGAGAACTCCATGAATGGGCTCGAAGCTGTCTAAGAGCATGTGAACACCACTGACTCGTGGGACGATCACAGGTACAGCTCCATAGCTCACAATTAGATCTAGATGATATTCTCCTGCTCAATTCCCACGTTAAGAACAAGTTCATAGAGGCTTCTgctaaataaaataagtgaaaTGTGAACTATATCTAGTGCAAATATAGTTAGGAAAtatcaaaattgattaaaagtAAAGTATAGAAAATCAAtgaagaaatgatgaaatttaataaatatgtagaattttaaaaattattttgatattttaaatatattaaactaataatttttctacaactaaatgttattaaaacactcatttttttaatacaaatagggtaattcaaattttttaaacctaaaaaagtCTTGACCCCTTATTCGCCTCATTatgttgaattaatttaaatatttaagttaaaattgacTTAGAATGAatctaaaagttaaattattttttagaaaaattcaaactaaagcTTTTTTTGGagatattgatcaaaataaccactttttttttgtcttttatatatataatcacctTTTGAATATAGctattttttaagttgattttaccattaaaagaagaagattatCAGATTTCATATTAATCAGCTAACTAAGCACCTAatcaaccaatttttaaaaataaattaattggaGATCAACCACCTAACCAATATTTTTACtgtcaaaatcatcaaaaaatttcataatctaGGTTGGATGAATGAGTgagttttatgttttgattgtgTGAGTTTATATTTGACTGACTGGGTGAGTACAAACTCTAAAGgcattttagatattttatgttttaggttatacatataataaaaaaaaggtgactatatatatgtatataagaagaaaaattagaatattttaattgatatccCTCTTTTGGAGTCTAAGTGATGCCCTAATTAAAAATAGCTATGTACTGACGCCAAGCAGGATGCCGAGACCTTGCTTTGATGTATGAACTTAAAATACTAAAGTTGCCGGCGTCGGGATAATGGTATTTCTCTCTGGTTCCGGGAGAACCATTGGATTTTCTACGTATTCCGGCACAAGATTTGTGTTTCCTGACGAGGATGAAAGCCAAATACTATAACCTCTACTAAATGACATCACAGCAAGCCACACTGACAATATATCAATACAAAGGGTCATCTATAaatcaaaaaaggaaaaaaaaaaaccctagagcaagaaaaattcagaaaaatcacgtcaaaataagaataatcagagagaaagaaaaagagaagaaaacgaACCCACAAAATCCACAAACTTGTTCTTGCGAAGGGTTCTTCGAGAGACGATAAGAACCCTAGGAAGTATCATAGAGAGATCAGACGAAGCCGCCATATTCATAAAACGACGTCAAAATATAAAGGGCAATCTTCAAAAGGATTTGAAAACAGAACTTTTATGGCAATCTGAGTTTCTGTAGATTGAGAGACTCCATGAAAATCTTACACTTGGATGTTCTTCTTCTTAAATATATAGTGAGTTTTTGGGTTGGATATTGTTACGAGTTTTTCGTTATAAATGACTCAGAGATCTCCATGAACGTATATATCTCTAAAAtcgatttaaattttttattttcatttatagaaATTTTTGGTGCACGTGCCGAATTTGTTAAGCTTGGTCAAGTCAAAACTTACTttgattagaattttttatattgctcctaaacaaataaatttttattttgtttttttaataaattatttaatttttatgacacAACCCATTTAAtcctttattttaattagagtCAGTGATTTATTAGACCACTCATTAATTCGATacgacaaaattttaaaaatggttCATATTAGGTATTTTTTAcaactaatattatatatataattttatatataaacaacgatgtgttattatgtaattgaatagctaaaaattaaaaatatattaatactcaatcacaagaaaacacataataatttatgcatataattttattatttttttacgtAAATCACAAAATAGTTGTGTTCATGTCTACCCATTTACGAAATGGGTCGTGTCTAGGTCTTATAACCCAAAAACAACTTATATATTAGTGTCACATCGTATTTGGGTTGTGTCATTTCATGTCAAAACAGGTAAGATTGGATTAATGTCTTCCATGGATAtgtttaaaacatataaaatgtgttgttttatgttaaaatagaTTAACTAGGTTATGTTATAATACGAAACAACTCATTTCTAAAATACAGTAAATAAGTTATGTTCAAATATTTTCGATATGATTCTAATACATAAAGTGTGTTTAGATCGAGTGTCTTCTAACCCATAACACAAAAAGGTACAATCACAACgaattaaaaataactataaGCTATAAATTTAACTGATTAATATTGTTAATCACATGAaagtttatcttatttgataaGAATAATATATAAGCATATTCTGATTTATAAGATAAGAATGACACCTCAAAATATACCAAATCCTCATAACTATAATCCACATAATcagtttcataatttaattactatataataaatgtatcTTATATCTTAATAGAAATACAAATAAGGAAgaaaagtaatactatatatacacaattttaaatgcataattcggtataaatgatatattattatgcgattgaataatattttatatttaatttaaaatcattcgaTCACATGAAGATTtcatagttatcaatatatatgatacatgatacatatcatacgatatgatacagaTAAAAAACGAAACGTATTATGAAatgtatcataattaatataataaagtaaacgtattataagatacaatacatattataaatatgaatcaatacactttttagataaaataataatgtaataggggtatatatgagaaattttaaatttttatgatgtttttcaaaatgataacgtgttaattatatttttttattattttatttcttaaaagctatattatacgatatgatacaatactTAATACACGatacataaaattaagttttcaatacaCGATTTAACTActataaaaaaacacataaacaatatattcaattgtttaataaaatattgtgtGCATATAGATATAGTTATAGTTTTTTTGAAGGGAGGGAGAATGACTGAGTTGTAAAACATTACAATTATTTCGATATATGTGGATATGTCAATGTTGAGgtgtcaaatatatattaaggtTGAGTAAGATGAATAATGTGATAGATAAGGCATACACATGGCATGTAACCTCAACCTGATCCAAATcattacatttataattatgtttaaaaatttaatattatatataatttatctatcAATTGAGgatcttatttttttttgggtattatTCTCTTTGAATgatacattaataataaataataatttatgtattaacgattatatatcatcgtgtgattgaatataattttatcgataatttaaaattatcgaGTTACATTGTGGcatatcatcattaatacaaaaatttatactcattgttaatatatataattttattaatttttactgtactaaatttacaaatattttttttacccaaaatatatttacttcggttaaaaagatataaaaccttatttttaaaaaattatttattttgtaacatttttaccaaaataaataatcgTTTGACATTGTGAATACtgataaatttgagttaagtcGATTCAGAACAAAAGtttgttcaaatttggtttgcTAATCAATGAATAATATGAccaaagaagatgaagaattcacttaaaaagaaaaaaaagaatcattcaaatat contains:
- the LOC123215107 gene encoding putative glutamine amidotransferase GAT1_2.1 is translated as MNMAASSDLSMILPRVLIVSRRTLRKNKFVDFVGEYHLDLIVSYGAVPVIVPRVSGVHMLLDSFEPIHGVLLCEGEDIDPSHYESELSGFSPQELQEIRELHASDTAIDREKDTIELRLAKLCLERNIPYLGICRGSQVLNVACGGTLYQDVEKELSKKNGNLQRVMHMNYENYDGHRHLVKVVDKTPLHDWFRDSLGGNKMEIMVNSYHHQGVKKLAQRFVPMAFAPDGLIEGFYDPDTYNPEEGKFIMGLQFHPERMRNPETDDFDYPGCRSAYEEFVKAVIAYDKKLSCSARIPNSVKLNQEMEKKRKVLVRSFSIARNMYSSGGAKVSGQESELQVGAEFLEANTALSLQQEKRLKQMGATVRNASSYIQRLKMNEERERMARNIMGKMSIEQLSELKSFYHLMGQICSESLEKKLHDLVVVDEEDTH